The proteins below are encoded in one region of Candidatus Planktophila lacus:
- the aceE gene encoding pyruvate dehydrogenase (acetyl-transferring), homodimeric type, with the protein MSENFGVPDQIIDQLVDIDPSETAEWQASFDAALNGAGPVRARYLILKLLQRAHEKNIGVAALRNTDYINTITPENEPAFPGDEAIERRIRAYIRWNAAMLVHRAQRPGIGVGGHISTYASSAALYEVGFNHFFRGQDHPGGGDQIFFQGHASPGMYARAFMEGRLSEHQLDGFRQELSHQGGGLSSYPHPRLMPEFWQFPTVSMGIGPINAIYQARFNRYLHNRGIKDTSQQSVWAFLGDGEVDEVDTLGAIGLASRENLDNLTFVVNCNLQRLDGPVRGNGKIIQELESIFGGAGWNVIKVVWGREWDPLLAQDREGALVNIMNTTLDGDYQTFKGESGAYVREKFFGRDPRTAAMVANWSDDQIWNLKRGGHDYRKLYAAYAAASQPNGRPTVILAKTVKGWTLGSHFEARNSTHQMKKMSLEDIVEFRDRLGIPIADEKLDKYTPPYYKPAADSAEAKYLEERRAALGGSIPRRRSVSRPLAQPADEAYESVKRGSGQQEVATTMAFVRMLKDLVKDPGLGARLVPIIPDEARTFGMDSLFPTLKIYSPHGQQYTAVDRELMLSYKESTAGVILHEGINEAGSVASFTAVGSSYSTHDEPMIPIYIFYSMFGFQRTGDAFWAAADQLVRGFVVGATAGRTTLNGEGLQHEDGHSPLLVSTNPAVVAYDPAFAYELGHIVKDGLRRMYGENSENVYYYLTVYNEPYVQPAEPENLDTEGLLKGIYLFQQGPKQRKKVAQILASGVGMNWALKAAKLLESDWGVSASVWSVTSWNELRRDGLAVDRHNFLNPSDQRTAYVAKKLANAEGPVIAVSDYMRAVQDQIAPWVSQDFTSLGTDGFGLSDTRGALRRHFKVDAESIVIATLAALAKSGDVKASMVQEAINKYQINDINAADPGNTEGSG; encoded by the coding sequence ATGAGCGAGAACTTCGGCGTCCCAGACCAGATCATCGACCAGCTAGTAGATATCGATCCAAGTGAGACCGCCGAATGGCAAGCCTCCTTCGATGCCGCACTCAATGGCGCAGGACCGGTCCGCGCGCGTTACCTAATCTTGAAGTTGCTGCAGCGCGCACATGAAAAAAATATTGGCGTTGCCGCTCTTCGCAATACCGATTACATCAACACTATTACTCCAGAAAACGAACCAGCATTTCCGGGCGATGAAGCAATTGAACGTCGCATCCGCGCATATATCCGCTGGAACGCTGCGATGTTGGTTCACCGCGCACAACGCCCCGGCATCGGAGTCGGTGGACACATTTCTACTTACGCATCATCTGCCGCACTTTACGAAGTTGGTTTTAACCACTTCTTCCGCGGACAAGATCACCCAGGCGGCGGAGATCAGATCTTCTTCCAGGGCCACGCATCACCCGGAATGTATGCACGCGCATTTATGGAAGGTCGCTTAAGCGAACACCAATTAGATGGTTTCCGTCAGGAACTTTCACATCAAGGCGGCGGGCTATCTTCTTATCCGCACCCACGTTTGATGCCTGAGTTCTGGCAGTTCCCGACTGTGTCTATGGGTATCGGTCCGATCAATGCAATTTACCAAGCGCGCTTTAACCGTTACCTACATAACCGCGGGATTAAAGATACGAGCCAGCAAAGCGTTTGGGCATTCCTTGGCGATGGTGAAGTCGATGAAGTCGATACCTTGGGCGCGATCGGACTCGCATCACGTGAAAATCTCGATAACTTAACTTTCGTTGTTAACTGTAACTTGCAGCGCCTTGATGGACCTGTGCGCGGTAACGGCAAGATTATTCAAGAGCTTGAATCAATCTTCGGTGGAGCCGGCTGGAATGTAATCAAGGTTGTCTGGGGCCGCGAGTGGGATCCACTGCTTGCCCAAGATCGCGAAGGCGCACTTGTAAACATTATGAACACCACTCTCGATGGTGATTACCAAACATTTAAGGGCGAAAGCGGCGCTTATGTTCGCGAGAAGTTCTTTGGTCGCGATCCACGAACTGCAGCCATGGTTGCAAACTGGTCGGATGATCAGATCTGGAACCTAAAGCGCGGTGGACATGATTACCGCAAGCTTTATGCCGCTTACGCAGCTGCATCGCAACCAAATGGTCGCCCAACAGTCATCTTGGCGAAGACCGTTAAGGGTTGGACACTTGGCTCGCACTTCGAAGCGCGTAACTCAACGCACCAGATGAAGAAGATGTCACTTGAAGATATCGTCGAATTCCGCGATCGCTTGGGTATTCCAATCGCTGATGAGAAGTTGGATAAGTACACACCTCCTTATTACAAGCCAGCTGCAGATTCTGCAGAAGCTAAGTACCTGGAAGAACGTCGCGCCGCACTTGGTGGATCAATTCCACGCCGCCGCAGCGTTTCACGCCCATTGGCACAACCTGCCGATGAAGCTTACGAATCTGTTAAGCGCGGTTCTGGTCAGCAAGAAGTTGCAACCACAATGGCATTTGTTCGTATGTTGAAAGATCTCGTTAAGGATCCAGGACTTGGTGCACGTTTAGTACCGATCATTCCTGATGAAGCTCGTACCTTCGGTATGGATTCATTGTTCCCAACGCTAAAGATTTACTCACCACATGGTCAGCAGTACACCGCGGTCGACCGCGAGCTAATGCTTTCCTATAAAGAATCAACCGCTGGTGTAATCCTTCACGAAGGTATTAACGAAGCTGGTTCGGTTGCTTCATTTACTGCAGTTGGATCTTCTTACTCAACGCACGATGAGCCAATGATTCCGATCTACATCTTCTACTCAATGTTCGGATTCCAACGCACCGGAGATGCTTTCTGGGCTGCTGCCGATCAGTTGGTACGTGGATTCGTAGTTGGTGCAACGGCGGGGCGCACAACTCTTAACGGTGAAGGTCTGCAACACGAAGATGGTCACTCACCACTTCTTGTTTCAACCAACCCAGCAGTTGTTGCATACGACCCAGCATTTGCTTACGAACTAGGACATATTGTTAAAGATGGTCTTCGTCGTATGTACGGCGAAAACAGTGAGAACGTTTACTACTACCTAACTGTTTACAACGAGCCATATGTTCAACCGGCCGAACCTGAAAATCTTGATACTGAAGGTTTGCTCAAGGGAATTTATCTCTTCCAGCAAGGTCCAAAGCAGCGTAAGAAAGTTGCGCAGATCTTGGCATCTGGCGTTGGAATGAACTGGGCGCTAAAGGCAGCGAAACTTCTGGAATCTGATTGGGGCGTATCTGCTTCAGTTTGGTCAGTTACTTCATGGAACGAACTACGCCGCGATGGTTTAGCGGTAGATCGCCACAACTTCTTAAATCCATCTGATCAACGCACCGCATACGTTGCCAAGAAACTTGCCAACGCAGAAGGTCCGGTCATCGCAGTTAGTGATTACATGCGCGCAGTTCAAGATCAGATCGCACCATGGGTTAGCCAAGATTTCACTTCACTTGGCACAGATGGCTTTGGTCTATCCGATACACGCGGCGCACTTCGTCGCCACTTCAAGGTCGATGCCGAATCAATCGTTATCGCAACGCTTGCCGCTCTTGCTAAGAGCGGAGATGTAAAGGCAAGCATGGTTCAGGAAGCGATCAATAAGTATCAGATCAACGACATCAACGCTGCAGATCCGGGAAATACCGAAGGCTCTGGCTGA
- a CDS encoding alpha-1,4-glucan--maltose-1-phosphate maltosyltransferase produces the protein MITRIPITDISPAVNFGGELVPVKAVAGEVIAVTATIFREGHDALGAHALLFDDKGKEIARNAMREIWRGGDRFEGTITIPARGEFNYAIEAFDDPFATWEHDSEIKIAADIDAELCCTIGKLIFEEKLNEDPSAKKLLSPAIKALTDTSLAPANRFSQATTTEIRAYFAANPLRRLVSRSELIPVRADRDRALVGAWYEFFPRSEGAIVDAHGRITSGNFATAAKRIPAVAAMGFDVLYLPPIHPIGTAHRKGRNNTLTPSDTDPGVPWAIGNVEGGHDAINPALGTMADFETFVSIAKKNNVEIALDLALQASPDHPWVKSNPEWFTTRPDGTIAYAENPPKKYQDIYPINFDNDYSGILAEVLRIIRLWVSKGVTIFRVDNPHTKPVHFWQEVMSVIYKESPDVVFLAEAFTKPAMMHALGKAGFHQSYTYFTWRTSKAELMEYGREVSQETSAFFRPNFWVNTPDILPFHLQSGNPAMFALRAVLAATLTPSWGMYAGYELYEHRRFKEGGEEYLDSEKYEIKVRDWDGAAKKGITLAPFITQLNQIRRAHPTLLQLRNLRFHHTDSDSIIAYSKRTGDDLILVVVNLDPTYAQETTVHWDMKALGIAAHSFEVKDLLDNRSFTWSPDTFIRLDPARPTGKVAHICQVRL, from the coding sequence TTGATTACTCGCATCCCCATTACAGATATCTCTCCTGCGGTTAATTTCGGAGGCGAGTTAGTTCCTGTAAAGGCGGTTGCGGGTGAGGTAATTGCAGTTACTGCAACGATCTTTCGCGAAGGCCATGATGCACTTGGTGCGCATGCTCTGTTATTTGATGACAAAGGTAAAGAGATTGCCCGCAATGCGATGCGTGAAATCTGGCGTGGTGGCGATCGCTTTGAAGGAACGATCACAATTCCGGCGCGCGGTGAATTCAATTATGCGATCGAAGCTTTTGATGATCCCTTCGCAACTTGGGAACATGACTCTGAAATCAAGATCGCAGCCGATATCGATGCCGAACTTTGCTGCACCATCGGCAAGTTAATATTCGAAGAGAAGCTAAACGAAGATCCATCTGCAAAGAAGTTGCTCTCTCCCGCAATCAAAGCGCTAACCGATACCTCACTTGCACCAGCCAATCGTTTCTCTCAGGCAACAACCACTGAAATTCGCGCCTACTTTGCCGCAAACCCACTGCGCCGTTTAGTAAGCCGTTCTGAGCTAATCCCAGTTCGCGCAGATCGTGATCGCGCACTTGTCGGTGCTTGGTATGAATTCTTTCCTCGCAGCGAAGGCGCGATTGTTGATGCGCACGGGCGAATAACGAGTGGAAACTTTGCCACTGCTGCCAAGCGAATTCCAGCCGTTGCTGCAATGGGCTTTGATGTTCTCTATCTGCCACCGATTCATCCAATCGGTACCGCTCATCGCAAGGGGCGCAATAACACTTTAACTCCCAGCGATACCGACCCAGGTGTGCCTTGGGCGATTGGAAACGTGGAAGGTGGCCACGATGCCATTAATCCAGCACTTGGCACTATGGCCGATTTTGAAACCTTTGTATCGATAGCCAAGAAGAACAACGTGGAAATTGCTTTAGATCTAGCACTACAAGCATCACCTGATCATCCTTGGGTTAAATCAAACCCTGAATGGTTTACAACTCGCCCTGACGGCACGATCGCTTATGCCGAGAATCCCCCAAAGAAATACCAAGATATCTATCCAATTAACTTTGATAATGATTACTCAGGAATTCTTGCTGAAGTTCTGCGCATTATCCGTTTATGGGTTTCTAAAGGTGTAACTATCTTCCGCGTTGATAATCCCCACACCAAACCGGTTCACTTCTGGCAAGAAGTTATGTCGGTTATTTACAAGGAAAGCCCAGACGTTGTATTTCTCGCGGAAGCATTTACCAAACCAGCGATGATGCACGCACTTGGCAAAGCTGGTTTCCATCAGTCATATACATATTTCACATGGCGCACTAGCAAGGCTGAACTTATGGAATATGGACGTGAAGTTTCGCAAGAGACCAGCGCATTCTTTAGACCAAACTTCTGGGTGAACACTCCAGATATCTTGCCTTTCCATTTGCAATCTGGAAACCCTGCAATGTTTGCACTTCGTGCAGTGCTGGCGGCAACGCTTACGCCATCTTGGGGAATGTATGCCGGCTATGAACTCTATGAGCACCGCCGCTTTAAAGAAGGTGGCGAAGAGTATTTAGATTCCGAGAAGTACGAGATTAAGGTACGTGACTGGGATGGAGCGGCTAAAAAAGGCATAACCCTGGCACCCTTTATTACTCAGTTAAACCAGATCCGTCGCGCGCACCCGACGTTGCTGCAACTTCGCAATCTGCGCTTTCATCACACCGATTCTGATTCGATCATCGCTTATTCCAAGCGCACCGGTGATGATTTGATTTTGGTGGTCGTAAATCTTGATCCAACATATGCCCAAGAGACCACAGTTCATTGGGATATGAAGGCGCTCGGAATTGCGGCACATTCATTCGAGGTCAAAGATTTACTGGATAACCGGAGCTTTACATGGAGCCCAGATACCTTTATCCGCCTTGATCCAGCAAGACCAACTGGCAAAGTTGCACACATTTGCCAGGTAAGGCTCTAA
- the glgB gene encoding 1,4-alpha-glucan branching protein GlgB — MSFFQKLFGKSKDAKEEIYIAPATFLNPNSTLGELDFHLLAEGRHEKLWEVLGAHVRRDQNGELLGTAFTVWAPNAHAVSLISDLNYWDKNTHPMIRLGSSGIWEIFIADIGAGVKYKFAICGIDGRWVDHADPLARQTETPPHTASIVNESNYQWQDSKWIAERSKFEPWRSPVAVYEVHLGSWKLGLSYRELATELVSYVTEQGFTHVEFLPVTEHPYGPSWGYQVTSFFAPTSRFGSPDEFKFLVDALHAAGIGLILDWVPAHFPKDEWALAKFDGTALYEHADPRLGEHPDWGTLIFNFGRNEVRNFLVASALYWLTEFHIDGLRVDAVASMLYLDYSRKEGEWLPNKFGGRENLEAVQLLQEATSTAYKTHPGIMMIAEESTAWPGVTKETSSNGLGFGFKWNMGWMHDTLEYLQHDPIHRVYHHNEITFSILYAWSENFMLPLSHDEVVHGKGQLVNKFPGDRWQKLATLRALYGFMWAHPGKKLLFMGSEFAQNDEWSESAGLQWYLTEFAEHNGVQKVVAELNAIYKSQPALWQKDTSPEGFSWLVGDDGASNVLAFTRWSDDGKPLVCITNFSPVPHESYQLPLPTAGVWREILNTDAIAFGGSGIANDSFAVDVDTDLKRTFRVPPLSTVWLERV, encoded by the coding sequence ATGTCTTTCTTCCAGAAGCTCTTCGGTAAGAGTAAAGACGCAAAGGAAGAGATCTACATAGCGCCCGCCACATTTTTAAATCCTAACTCCACACTCGGCGAGCTAGATTTTCATCTACTTGCAGAAGGTCGCCATGAGAAGTTATGGGAAGTCCTTGGCGCGCATGTAAGGCGCGATCAAAATGGTGAACTACTTGGAACCGCCTTTACCGTTTGGGCGCCAAATGCCCACGCAGTTAGTTTGATTAGCGATTTAAATTACTGGGATAAGAACACCCATCCCATGATTCGCTTAGGTTCATCTGGTATCTGGGAGATCTTTATTGCAGATATCGGTGCAGGAGTTAAATACAAGTTTGCCATCTGCGGCATCGACGGTCGCTGGGTAGATCATGCTGATCCACTTGCCCGCCAAACTGAGACTCCCCCACACACCGCATCGATTGTTAACGAATCAAATTATCAATGGCAAGATTCAAAATGGATTGCTGAGCGTTCTAAATTTGAACCTTGGCGCAGCCCAGTAGCAGTCTACGAAGTCCACTTAGGCTCTTGGAAGTTAGGGCTTTCCTATCGCGAACTAGCGACCGAACTCGTTAGCTATGTAACAGAACAAGGCTTTACCCACGTGGAATTCTTGCCAGTTACCGAGCATCCATATGGACCTTCTTGGGGTTACCAAGTAACTTCCTTCTTTGCACCGACTTCGCGCTTTGGATCCCCTGATGAATTTAAATTCTTAGTAGATGCGCTTCATGCTGCGGGTATTGGCCTAATCCTGGATTGGGTTCCTGCGCACTTCCCCAAAGATGAATGGGCGCTTGCGAAATTCGATGGCACAGCACTTTATGAGCATGCCGATCCGCGTCTAGGTGAACACCCTGACTGGGGCACCTTGATCTTCAACTTCGGTCGCAATGAAGTGCGTAATTTCTTAGTTGCTAGCGCTCTTTATTGGCTTACCGAGTTCCACATCGATGGCCTTCGTGTGGATGCCGTTGCTTCAATGCTCTACCTTGATTACTCGCGTAAAGAGGGCGAATGGCTGCCGAATAAATTTGGGGGTCGCGAAAACCTCGAAGCAGTTCAGCTTTTGCAGGAAGCAACATCGACTGCATATAAAACTCATCCCGGCATCATGATGATCGCTGAAGAATCAACGGCGTGGCCGGGTGTCACCAAGGAGACTTCTTCAAACGGTCTGGGCTTTGGTTTTAAATGGAATATGGGTTGGATGCACGACACCTTGGAATATTTGCAGCACGATCCAATTCACCGCGTCTATCACCATAACGAGATTACTTTCTCAATTCTTTATGCGTGGTCTGAAAACTTTATGCTTCCGCTTTCCCACGATGAAGTTGTTCACGGTAAGGGCCAATTAGTAAATAAGTTTCCGGGTGATCGCTGGCAGAAGCTAGCAACGCTTCGTGCTCTCTATGGATTTATGTGGGCCCACCCAGGTAAGAAGTTGCTCTTTATGGGATCTGAATTTGCACAAAATGACGAGTGGAGTGAGAGCGCTGGTCTGCAGTGGTATTTAACTGAATTTGCCGAACATAACGGGGTGCAGAAAGTTGTTGCCGAGTTAAATGCCATCTATAAATCACAACCTGCGCTTTGGCAGAAAGATACAAGCCCGGAAGGTTTCTCCTGGCTGGTTGGCGATGATGGTGCAAGCAATGTCTTGGCCTTTACCCGCTGGTCTGATGATGGAAAGCCACTTGTTTGTATAACTAACTTCTCACCAGTACCGCATGAGAGCTACCAACTGCCGCTACCAACTGCCGGTGTGTGGCGTGAAATTCTAAATACCGATGCCATTGCCTTTGGAGGTAGTGGAATCGCGAATGACTCATTTGCCGTTGATGTAGATACAGATTTAAAGCGGACTTTCCGAGTCCCGCCACTTTCTACAGTCTGGCTCGAGCGCGTTTAA